From one Triticum aestivum cultivar Chinese Spring chromosome 4B, IWGSC CS RefSeq v2.1, whole genome shotgun sequence genomic stretch:
- the LOC123089560 gene encoding uncharacterized protein, whose amino-acid sequence MAMALRNLVTRMGTPAAAALRPPSVSRGAQAARSRPFSRQVEHEDISKIRAKKKYEFSLFLLEQSEKQLESAKAWTQRFQRADKYLGWTLKVVMPASLVAAIAGSK is encoded by the exons ATGGCAATGGCACTGCGTAACCTTGTGACCAGGATGGGGACCCCGGCCGCCGCCGCTCTCCGGCCGCCGTCGGTATCCCGCGGGGCGCAGGCGGCGCGCTCTCGGCCCTTCTCCCGTCAG GTTGAACATGAGGATATTTCCAAGATACGTGCCAAAAAGAAGTATGAGTTCAGCCTGTTCCTCCTTGAACAGTCAGAAAAACAGCTGGAGTCTGCGAA GGCCTGGACTCAGAGGTTTCAAAGGGCAGACAAGTACCTGGGTTGGACTCTCAAGGTGGTCATGCCTGCTTCTCTTGTGGCTGCGATAGCAGGGTCCAAGTAG